One genomic segment of Panicum virgatum strain AP13 chromosome 2N, P.virgatum_v5, whole genome shotgun sequence includes these proteins:
- the LOC120662978 gene encoding RING finger protein 150-like, giving the protein MQMAGVRTALLLLPPVPLVVLLVMAVRKLRASSGSSSSSLRSCLAVGELPVALYRRSGGGGGEKELLEREQDAAVCVFCLSGIEEGSEVRELECRHLFHRGCLDRWLLAARPLATCPLCRCRLVPSPEYEEGESESDMMLFMACVHGCSSWLWPS; this is encoded by the exons ATGCAGATGGCGGGCGTGAGGACGGCgttgctcctcctccctcccgtgcCGCTagtcgtcctcctcgtcatGGCGGTGCGCAAGCTGAGAGCGTCGTCCggcagctcgtcgtcgtcgttgcgGTCCTGCCTCGCGGTGGGCGAGCTGCCGGTGGCGCTGTataggaggagcggcggcggcggcggcgagaaagaGTTG TTGGAGCGGGAGCAGGATGCTGCGGTGTGCGTGTTCTGCCTGAGCGGCATCGAGGAGGGGTCGGAGGTGAGGGAGCTCGAGTGCCGGCACCTCTTCCACCGGGGCTGCCTCGACCGGTGGCTGCTGGCGGCGCGGCCGCTGGCGACGTGCCCGCTCTGCCGGTGCCGCCTCGTGCCATCTCCGGAGTACGAAGAGGGGGAGTCGGAGTCGGACATGATGCTGTTCATGGCGTGCGTGCACGGCTGCAGCAGCTGGTTGTGGCCGTCGTGA